TCCCGAATATAAGAAAATCCATGCCGCCGTCTGGCCCGAAATCCTGGCGCTGCTGTCGGATTGCAACATCACCAATTATTCAATCTATCTGCGCGAGCCGGAAAACCTGCTCTTCGCCTATTGGGAATATGTGGGCTCCGACTGGAAGGCCGACGTCGCCAAAATGGGCGCCAATGCCAAGATGAAAGAATGGTGGGTGATTACCGATCCCATGCAGGTCCCGCTACCCGTGCGCAAGGATGGCGAGTGGTGGGCGAAGATGGAAGAAGTGTTCCATATGGACTAATTCACTCTCTCCATGGGCGGGCTTGACCCGCCCACCCAGTATAGCGTTCCAGCTGGGTAAAGACTGGATCGGCGGGTCAAGCCCGCCGATGGAGAGTTAAAAATAAAGCGGCAGTAAGCTCACATCACCGCGCCGATATACCAAGGCACATATTCATTATCGCCGTAACCCAGCAGCTCAGACTTGGTCTTTTTCCCCGAAGCCGTGGCCAACACCAGATCGAAAATCTGCTTGCCCTTTTCCTGCAGCGACACGCCCTCAATCACGTCGCCGCAATTGATGTCCATGTCCTCTTCCATCTGCTTGTAGATCGGTGTGTTGGTCGCAAGCTTGATCGAGGGGCAGGGCTTGTTGCCATAGGCTGAACCGCGGCCCGTGGTGAAGCACATCACATTGGCCCCGCCGGCAACCTGCCCCGTGGCCCCCACCGGATCATAGCCGGGCGTATCCATGAACACGAAACCCTTCTCAGTGACGGGCTCGGCATAATGATATACGGCGTTCAGCGTGGTCGTGCCGCCCTTGGCCGCCGCACCGAGTGACTTCTCGAGAATGGTGGTCAAGCCCCCAAGCTTGTTGCCCGGAGACGGGTTGTTGTTCATCTCCATATTGTTGCGCTTGGTATATTCTTCCCACCAGTGAATGATATCGACGAGCTTCTTGCCCACGGTCTCATTGCGGGCGCGCCGTGTGAGCAGATGTTCCGCCCCATAAATTTCCGGTGTCTCGGACAAAATAGCCGTGCCGCCATGCTCTACGAGCAAATCCACCGCCGCACCCAAGGCCGGATTGGCGGTGATGCCGGAATAGCCATCCGAGCCGCCGCATTGCAAAGCCAGCACAATGTCAGACGCCAGGCAGGTCTCGCGCTTCACATTGTTCACCGAGGGCAGCATTTCCATGATGGCGCGCACCCCGGCATCCACCGTCTTGCGCGTGCCGCCGGTTTCCTGAATTGTCATCGAGCGGAATGTATCGCTCTCTTCCACTTTGTACGCTTCCTTGAAGCGCGGAATCTGGAAGCCTTCGCAGCCCAGCCCCACCATCATCACACCACCCATATTGGGATTGGTGGCATAGCCCCAGGCCGTGCGCTTGAACGTGTCGAAGATCACGCCGCGGTAATCAATCACGCAGCCATTGTCCTGCGTCAGTGAAACCACACCATCGACATTGGGAAAATCTTTCAGCACGCCGGAGCGGTTGATTTCCTGGCCAATGAAACTGGCCACCGTGGCCGAGCAATTCACCGAAGTCATAATGCCGAGATAATTGCGCGTGCCCACCTTGCCATGCTTGCGCTTGTAGCCCTGAAATGTGGCGCGTTCATTTTCCGGCAGCAAAGGCTCATTGCGCGCGCCTTTTGCAAAGGCATAATCATGCGCCAGCTCGCCCATTTCCACATTGTGCTCATGCACCCATTCGCCCGGCGTCACATCGGCCTTCGCAAAGCCGATGATCTGGCCAAATTTGCGGATCGGCTCGCCCTTGGCAATCTTACGCGCCGCCATCTTGTGGCCGCGCATGATGCGCGCACCTGCGGTGACCCCTTCGCCGGCTGCTTCACCCTTTTCCACCACGCGGGTTGCAACAGTCACATTGTCGGTGGCATGCAGGCGCAGCATCGAAGGCGCTGGTTGAGCCGCAGAACTCATGGCTTGGTCCTCTGATATATTAGTATATGTTGGACCCTTTAGCAGCAAATGCAAGGTGCAAGTAGCTTTAAAATCAATTCCGCAGGGCTGGGCCCGGCCCTTAGGCCATGGAACGGCTTGAAAGCAAGGCATGATCTCCGCATAAAGCTCATGCGGGAATGGGGATGGAAACGGGACTGATGGCCAAGCGCGCAAAACCTGAATTAAGCAGGCGGGATGCCCATCTTTTCGTCCCCGGGAGGAAGCGTATCCTGTCGCTCGACGGCGGCGGCGTGCGCGGCGTGGTGTCTCTGGCCTTTCTCCAGCGCATTGAAGAAATGGTGGACAAGATCGAAGGCAAGCCCACCAGGCTGTGTGACTGGTTTGACCTGATTGGTGGCACCTCCACCGGTGCCATCATCGCCGCTGCCCTGGCCCTGGGCTACCGGGTAGCCGATATCCGCACCTTCTACGATGATCTGGCGCCAAAGATTTTCAAGAAATCGCGCTGGCGGCTGTTCGGCTGGAACGCCAAATTTGATGCCGCCCATCTGGTTTCCGAACTGGCCCGTGTGATCGGCAAGCGCCGCCTGGACAGTGAAGACCTGCAGACAGGTTTGTGCATTGTGATGAAACGCATGGATACCGGCAGCGCCTGGATGGTGATGAACAATTCGCGCTCTGAATTCTGGGAAAGCCCGTCCGACAATGCCTATCGTGGCAACCGCGAGCTCTCACTGGCCGAAATCGTCCGCGCCAGCACGGCCGCCCCCAGCTTCTTTGATCCGCAATTGATCGAGATCGCCGCCGGTGACGCGCCCGGCCTTTTCATTGATGGTGGATTGACCCCGCATAACAACCCGGCCCTGATGATGCTGATGGCAGCCATCCTGCCGCCCTACGGCCTGAACTGGGAATTGGGGCCAGACAAGCTTCTGATTGTTTCCGTCGGCACCGGCACTTACCGGCCCACCCTTCCGCCCAACGCAGCACAAAGCATGACGTCGATTGGCATTGCCCTGCGTTCCCTCGGCGCGATGATCGCCGAAGGCCAGCAACTGGTGCTGACGCTGATGACATTTCTGGGCGACAGCCCGACCGCCTGGACGATCAACAGCGAAATCGGCGATGCCGGGCGTTTCCTGTCGCCGGTTGGCGATCTGTTCCGTTTCCTGCGCTACGACATCAAGCTCGAAGGTTCATGGCTCAAGGACAAGCTGGGTAAGGACGTTTCCAAGGAAGTCATCGGCACCCTCCGCCAGATGGATAATCCCGCCAATATGCAAACGCTGACGGAACTGGCCGAAGCCGCCGCTGCCCTTCAGGTCAAGCAGGCTGATCTGGGTTTTGGACAGAAATCAAAACGTCAGCCCGCGCCGTCACGTAAGACACCAAAGAAGCGCGCTGCTCGTCGATAAGCCCCACTTCGGCCCAATCTTCACTGGCGGAAAACTGCTGCGGCCCGATCGGCGCAATGACTACACGCTTGTCCGCGATCAAGCCCAACAGCTTTTCGCTGCGTGCAATCTTCTCATCGCGCAAAGTCGCATTTCCCGCAAACCATTCAGGAATGACGAGGCGCGTTTTGCGGCCACTCGCAGCCAAGTGCCCCATCAACGCCGATGTAATGTTCAGTTCTTCTTCGCTCAGCAAAGGTGAGATTAGAATGATGGAACGCTCAGGCTCCAATGCAAACCGTTCCTGAACCGCCTCGGGCGAAATGCCCGCTTGGCCAGCGCCATCAACGATCCCGGCCTGAATGCAGGCCGTCGCGCCATCGGCCTTGGACTCGACCACATGACCCAGCAGGAATCGCAGTTGCGAAACATCCTTCTCGATTTCCGCCGTCGTCAACCTTGGATCATCGAAGGCAACCAGGCTGGGATGCAAGCGCCGCCCATCATCGCGCACCTCGCCATAGCTCCATCCGTCAAGCCGGCGGTCAGCGCACCAACGCTCATGTTCAAGCCGCGCCAGCCCGCGCATCACATCGTCTTCCACATTGGATTTGGCCAAGGGCGTAATCACCCGCGCAAAGGCTTGCGGGCTGACCGACGCGAAATCTTTGCTGCCGCCATCGGTCTCGAGCCCGAGCGCGCTTAGTTTCTGCACCAAATGGGAAGCGGCCCTGCGATTGGCGCGGCGATAGGTTTCCGGCAGCGCGTCCCACGAGGTTCCCGCTTCCGTCTTGCCCTTGTACAGCGATTCATAAGCCGCATGAATGCGCCGTGCCACGAGGTCACGCTTGATCAGGATATGCGTGAGAAGATCAGGAATGGAATTGAGATTGCTCAGTTCATGCACACCAAGCGCCAGGTTGCGCCCGGTGCGCACCGGCACCATCAATCGTGCGGCCATTGCAGCCCCCGCACCGCCCACAAAGAGCGCCGCATGAGCCAGCCCGTGCAATTTCTGCAATGCGCAGATTTCAGCAGTCGCGCGCAGCGTTTCATCCGCATCATCAAACAGAACGAAAATCGCGGTCAGCGGATTCTGCGCAGCGCTTGTAGCAAAAGGTCCGCGCCGTGGATCGCCCAGCGCTTCAAGATCAAGCGCGGTGATCTTGATCTCGGCAGCCAAGGCATATTCCGGAATGTCACGGCGCAGGATCGCCTCGGCGCGTGCCACGTCAGCCGTGATGATTTCAATGGCAGGCAGTTTCAACCCGCTCGCCACGCCATTGAGAATAATCTCATCAAGGAATGACCGGCCCAGCGCACCAAAGCCCAACACTTTGATATTCAGCCTGTCCTGGTTGCGCCATCTCGCCAATTCGAACAGCCGGTGCTCTAACAAACTGCGTTCGGCGATCAGATCGGCACTGCTCACGATCACCGGGCGCGGCGTGATGCCATCTTCAAACAAGCGTTGGTCCGCCGCGCGCATCAGGTTGCGATCTTCCACCCGCACCACCAGCGTGACCGGAAGCTTGGCCTTTGGAGCAACACCTTCAAGCAGTCCTGCGAGCTTGCTCAGCGTGGCAGCATCATCGCCCGCATCCACAACCAACACCTGCCCCATCTTGGCGAGAGCAGGATCAGCCCTGCCGCCTTGTGCCTTCACCGCGCGCACCAAGGGCCCAGCGCCGCACAGTGCAATGCTCCACTTTCCCTTGATCGTCTCAAGTTCAGCCAGCGAGCCGGAAATCTCCGGAAATTTCATTGATCCCTACTCCAGGAAATAGGCGCGGCGCTGCGCCGGCGTCAGTCTATCCGGATATTCGCGCGCCAGATAGGCAATGAAATCTTCGTCCTTTTCAAAAACCGGATTGACCACCACATGCCCCGTCTCGCTGATGGTCAGATAGCCATGGCCATCCGGCAGGGCGTAGATCTTCGGCTTGTAAGCTTCATTCAGGCTGATATCGGCCAGCTGCTCGCCGGTGGCTATTCTGTAAACCTGCAGCACTTCGGTCTTTCTGAATTCATGCACGGCCAGCAGCGCGCCATTCGCCGAA
This Aestuariivirga litoralis DNA region includes the following protein-coding sequences:
- a CDS encoding L-rhamnose mutarotase; this translates as MQRMGQVIGLKPEIIPEYKKIHAAVWPEILALLSDCNITNYSIYLREPENLLFAYWEYVGSDWKADVAKMGANAKMKEWWVITDPMQVPLPVRKDGEWWAKMEEVFHMD
- a CDS encoding patatin-like phospholipase family protein; the protein is MAKRAKPELSRRDAHLFVPGRKRILSLDGGGVRGVVSLAFLQRIEEMVDKIEGKPTRLCDWFDLIGGTSTGAIIAAALALGYRVADIRTFYDDLAPKIFKKSRWRLFGWNAKFDAAHLVSELARVIGKRRLDSEDLQTGLCIVMKRMDTGSAWMVMNNSRSEFWESPSDNAYRGNRELSLAEIVRASTAAPSFFDPQLIEIAAGDAPGLFIDGGLTPHNNPALMMLMAAILPPYGLNWELGPDKLLIVSVGTGTYRPTLPPNAAQSMTSIGIALRSLGAMIAEGQQLVLTLMTFLGDSPTAWTINSEIGDAGRFLSPVGDLFRFLRYDIKLEGSWLKDKLGKDVSKEVIGTLRQMDNPANMQTLTELAEAAAALQVKQADLGFGQKSKRQPAPSRKTPKKRAARR
- a CDS encoding RyR domain-containing protein, with the translated sequence MKFPEISGSLAELETIKGKWSIALCGAGPLVRAVKAQGGRADPALAKMGQVLVVDAGDDAATLSKLAGLLEGVAPKAKLPVTLVVRVEDRNLMRAADQRLFEDGITPRPVIVSSADLIAERSLLEHRLFELARWRNQDRLNIKVLGFGALGRSFLDEIILNGVASGLKLPAIEIITADVARAEAILRRDIPEYALAAEIKITALDLEALGDPRRGPFATSAAQNPLTAIFVLFDDADETLRATAEICALQKLHGLAHAALFVGGAGAAMAARLMVPVRTGRNLALGVHELSNLNSIPDLLTHILIKRDLVARRIHAAYESLYKGKTEAGTSWDALPETYRRANRRAASHLVQKLSALGLETDGGSKDFASVSPQAFARVITPLAKSNVEDDVMRGLARLEHERWCADRRLDGWSYGEVRDDGRRLHPSLVAFDDPRLTTAEIEKDVSQLRFLLGHVVESKADGATACIQAGIVDGAGQAGISPEAVQERFALEPERSIILISPLLSEEELNITSALMGHLAASGRKTRLVIPEWFAGNATLRDEKIARSEKLLGLIADKRVVIAPIGPQQFSASEDWAEVGLIDEQRASLVSYVTARADVLISVQNPDQPA
- a CDS encoding UxaA family hydrolase, whose protein sequence is MSSAAQPAPSMLRLHATDNVTVATRVVEKGEAAGEGVTAGARIMRGHKMAARKIAKGEPIRKFGQIIGFAKADVTPGEWVHEHNVEMGELAHDYAFAKGARNEPLLPENERATFQGYKRKHGKVGTRNYLGIMTSVNCSATVASFIGQEINRSGVLKDFPNVDGVVSLTQDNGCVIDYRGVIFDTFKRTAWGYATNPNMGGVMMVGLGCEGFQIPRFKEAYKVEESDTFRSMTIQETGGTRKTVDAGVRAIMEMLPSVNNVKRETCLASDIVLALQCGGSDGYSGITANPALGAAVDLLVEHGGTAILSETPEIYGAEHLLTRRARNETVGKKLVDIIHWWEEYTKRNNMEMNNNPSPGNKLGGLTTILEKSLGAAAKGGTTTLNAVYHYAEPVTEKGFVFMDTPGYDPVGATGQVAGGANVMCFTTGRGSAYGNKPCPSIKLATNTPIYKQMEEDMDINCGDVIEGVSLQEKGKQIFDLVLATASGKKTKSELLGYGDNEYVPWYIGAVM